The DNA sequence CGGGCGAACGCGACATTGAACCGCCAGAAGTCGATCAGCTCGCACGAGGCGTCGATCTCGGCCTGATACGCCGACTTGGACTGTCCGAGCATCGTCGCGGCCACCAGCTTCTCCCGCCACGGCCCGGCCAGCAGATCGGCCGCCCGCAGGAAGACCGCGGCTCGCTCGTCGAACGGCGTCGCCTCCCACGCCGGCTTGGCCGCCAGTGCGGCGTCGACGGCGGCGCGCGCGTCCTCGTGGGACCCGTTGGCGAACGTCCCCAGCCGCGCGGCGTGCCGGTGCGGCTGGACGACGTGCATGCGTTCACCCCCGCCGATGCGGTGCTGGCCGCCGATGACGTGCGGCAGGTCCAGCGGCGCGGCCGCCAACTCTGTCAGCGCGTCGGTGAGCCGGGTGCGTTCACCCGAGCCGGGAGCGTAATCGTGGACCGGCTCATTGGCCGGCAGCGGTACGTCGGTGATCGCGTCCATGGGTCAAGAATCCCCGACACGAGACCTGCGTCACTTAGCCGATCGGCCAAAGATACCGGCACGGGCCATTACGATCGGACAATATGCGCGCTGCCCGCATCAGGCTCGGCGAACTGCTGCTCGCGCTGGACCGCACGATGGTCACGCTGCAGCAGGCGCCGCGGGGTCTCGACCTGCCGGTGGCCTCGGTGGCGCTCGTCGACGCCGACGACGTCCGCCTCGGCATCGCCCCCGCCTCGGGCAACGCGGATCTGTTCTTCCTGCTCGGCGTCCCGGCCGACGCCGCGGTGCGCTGGCTGGCCGGACAACCGCGACCGCCGGTGGCCGTCTTCGTCAAAGAGCCGGCACCCGAATTGGTGCGCCATGCGATGACCCACGGGTCGGCCGTCGTGGCGGTCGACCCGCACGCGCGGTGGGAACGGCTCTACCGCCTCGTCAATCAGTTCTTCGACCACCGCGGCGACCACGACGACCCGCCGCTGCCCGGCGGCACCGACCTGTTCGGGCTGGCCCAGTCCATCGCCGACCGCGCCCGCGGCATGGTCAGCATCGAGGACGCGCAGTCGCACGTGCTCGCCTACTCGGCGTCGAGCGAGGAGGCCGACGAACTGCGCCGGTTGTCGATCCTCGGCCGGGCGGGCCCACCGGAGCACCTGGCGTGGATCGGGCAGTGGGGCATCTTCGACGCGCTGCGGTCCCGTGACGACCCGGTGCGCGTGGCCGAGCGGCCCGAACTGGGGCTGCGGCCCCGGATCGCCATCGGCATCCACCTGCCGTCGGCCAACAGGCGGACGCCCACATTCGCCGGCAGCATCTGGCTGCAGCAGGGCTCGGCGCCGTTCGCCGACGACGCCGAGGAGGTGCTGCGGGGCGGCGCGGTGCTGGCCGCACGGGTGATCGGCCGGATGGCGGCCACCCCCTCGACACACACGGTGCGAACCAGGGAGCTGCTGGGGCTCGCCGACGACACCGACAGCGACGTCGGCGCCATCGCCCGCGAACTCGGCGTCGACCCTGACGGCCGGGCCGCGCTGATCGGCTTCGGCGCGGGGGCACCCGCCGATGTGATCGCGCTGAGCGCCACGGCTTTTCGCGCCGACGCCCAGGTGGTCTCCACCGATGAGCGGGTGTATGTGCTGCTCCCGAAGATCGGTACCCCGTCGTCGGTGACCTCGTGGGTCCGCGGCGTCGTCGGCGTCCTGCACCGCGAGACCGGGCTGACGCTGCGCGCGGTGATCGCCGCACCTCTGCCCGGGCTGGCCGGGGTCGCCGGCGCGCGCACCGAGATCGATCGCGTCTTCGACAGCGCCGCACGCCATCCCGACGCGATCGGGCAGATCACCTCGCTCGCCGACGCCCGCACCACGGTGCTGCTCGACGAGATCGTCGCACACGTCGCCGGCCGGCCCGGGCTGATCGACCCGCGGGTGCGGACGCTGCGCGAACGCGAACCGCTGCTCGCCGACACACTGCAGGCCTATCTCGACGGGTTCGGCGACATCGCCGCGGTGGCCGCCCGGCTGCACGTGCACCCCAACACCATCCGATACCGGGTCCGCCGGATCGAGACGCTGCTGGACACGTCGCTGGCCGACCCCGACGACCGGCTGGTGCTCGGACTGGGGCTGCGCGCCACCGAGCCTCAGCCGGTGAACGCGCCGTCGACCAGTTCGTCGAACCGCTCCAGCGCCTCGTCACCCTCGTCGTCGATACCGCGCAGCGGACCGAGATCCTCCAGATAGCGCCGCGCATACAGCCTGGCCACCAATGCTTTTCGCTCACCCCCGCGCTCCGCGCGCTCCCACGCCGCCTGCTCGGTCAGCAACGCACCGGCATACACGTCGGCCATGAACTGCGCCAGCGGGAACAGCCGCGCCTCGGCCACCGCACCGTCGAGTTTGGTCCAGGCGGTGATCGCCGCGTCGAGATCCTCGACCCGCCGCGAGACCAGCTGCGTGGCCGGATCGTCATGGGACACCGAGACCGCGTCCCGCATCCGGCGCAGCAGCGGCTCATGCGCCTCGGCCCGCCTAATCCCGCGCGCCACGTCGAGGCACAGGATGTTGTCGGGCCCCTCCCAGATCGTGTTGACCTGTGCGTCGCGCAACAGCCGCGCCACCGGCCAGTCCTCGATGTAGCCGTTGCCGCCGTGGATCTCGATCGCATCGGAGGCCGCCGTGATGCCGAGCCGGCACACCTTGAGCTTGGTGACGGGCACCGCGATGCGCTGCCGGATCCGCTGCGGCTGGCGGTGGTTGGCCAACCCGGTGCCGTCGAACACCAGCGCCTGGGCGGCCTCGACGTCGACGATCATCTGGGCGAGTTTGCGCCGCATCAGCGGTTTGTCGATCAGTGCCGAGCCGAACGCCTGCCGGTGGCGCGCGTAGGTCAACGACTCCACCAGTGCCCGCCGCGCGTTGCCGAGCGCGAACAGCGCGATGCCCAACCGCGCGGCGTTGGTCAGCTCCATCATCCGGCCCAGCCCCTTGCCGTCGGACGGGCCGGCGTCGGTGCTGGGCTCCCCGGAGAGCAGGAACGCCTCGGCGTCGACGAACTCCACCTCCCCGGAAGCGACCGACCGGGTGCCGAGTTTGTTCTTGAGCCGCCGGATGCGGATGCCGTTGCGAGACCCGTCGCGCCGGGTGCGCAGCACCAGGAACGACGCGACGCCGCGTCCGGAATCCGGTGCCCCTTCGGGTTTGGCCAGCACCACGAACGCCTGGCCGTCGCAGTTCGACGCGAACCACTTGAACCCGTTGAGCCGCCACGCGTCACCGTCGCGGGTGGCCGTCGTCTCCAGCGCGCCGAGGTCGGAGCCGCCGGTGCGCTCGGTGAGCATCTGCGCCGTCTCCCCCTCCCACTCGCCGGAGGCGAACTTCGCCAGCACGTGGTCGCGCACATCGGCGGGGGCGTATGCGGCCACCAGCGCCTGCACCATGCCGCCGCCGGTGCCGAGCGCGCAGCCCATCCCGATGTCGGCCTGGTCGAGCAGGTAGTTGGCGGCGAACATCGGGATCGCCGACCGGCCACCGGCGGCGCGCACATCATCGCGCAGCGCCCGCTGCGCGTCGAGCACCGCCCGCTTCGCCTCGGTGAACGACGGCGGCATGACGACGCGGCTGACGTCGTGGCCCCACCGGTCGTAGCGTTCGAGGCGCGGCGGGTTGCGATCGGTCTCCTCGGCCCACCGAGCGACCGCACCGCCCATCAGCTCGCCCATCCGGGTGAGATGGGTTTCGGCGACCGGGATCTGCTCCGGCGGCAGGTAGTAGGCCAGCGTGAACTGCAGCGTCGGATCGGTGGAGTACCAGTTCAGGCCGACCGCCCCGCCGAAGCGGTCCGTGCGGTAGCGGTCGGTCTTGTCGCCGGTGCTGAACGGCAGCCGGTCCACGGCCTCGACGTCGTAGTCGCTCATCGACTGCGACGGTATTACGGCGCGCTGCGGCTAGCGGTGAATCGCCGAAAGCCGCTCGGCCGCGGCGTCGATGCGTTCGTCGGTGGCGGTCAGCGCGATCCGCACGTGCTGCGCGCCGCGCGGCCCGTAGAACTCGCCCGGGGCGACCAGGATGCCCAGCCCCGCCAGCCAGTCGACGGTCGCCCGGCACGGCTCGCCGCGGGTGGACCACAGGTACAGCCCGGCCTCGGAGTGGTCGACGGTGAACCCGGCCGCCTGCAGGGCGGGCAGCAGCACACCGCGCCGCCGCGCGTAGCGCTCGCGCTGGTCGTGCTCGTGGGCGTCGTCGTCGAGCGCGGCGACCATCGCGGCCTGCACCGGCGTGGGCACCATCATCCCGGCGTGCTTGCGCACGGCGAGCAGTTCGGCCACCACCGCGGGATCGCCCGCGACGAAGCCGGCGCGGTAGCCGGCCAGCGACGACGTCTTCGACAGCGAATGCACGGCCAGCAGACCCGTGTGGTCGCCGTCGCAGACCGACGGGTGCAGGACCGAGACCGGTTGAGCGTCCCAGCCCAGACCGAGGTAGCACTCGTCGGACGCGATGAGGACCCCGCGCTCCCGCGCCCAGCCCACCACCTTGCGGAGATGGTCGACACCCAGCACGCGGCCTGTCGGGTTGCTCGGCGAGTTCAGGAAGACCAGTGCCGGGCGCTGCGGACCGAGCTGCGTGAGCGAATCCGCCCGCACCACCTGCGCGCCCGCGAGCCGGGCGCCCACGTCGTAGGTCGGATACGCCAGTTCGGGGACGACCACCACGTCGTCACCGCCGACACCGAGCAGCGTCGGCAGCCACGCGATCAGCTCCTTGGTGCCGATCACGGGCAGTACGGCGTCAGGGCCGAGGCCGGTGATGCCGTACCGCCGCTCGAGTGCGGCCTTCGCCGACGCCCGCAACTCGGGTGTGCCCGCGGTGGTCGGATATCCGGGCGAGGCGCTGGCCGCGGTCAGCGCGTCCCGGATGACGGGCGCCACCGGATCGACCGGGGTGCCCACCGACAGGTCGACGATGCCGTCCGGATGCGAGCGGGCCAGCGCGCCGGCGGCGGCAAGCGTGTCCCAGGGGAACTCGGGCAGTTTCGCCGAAACCGCCCGGCGCGCCACTTCGGGCGTGGCCTCGTGGACGGCCGTGTCAGTCCTCACCCTGCGGCGGCAGGTCCTTGACGGCCTGCGGATCGTTGTCGGTCTGCCCCACCTTCGAGGCACCGCCCGGCGAACCGAGTTCGCTGAAGAAGTCGGCGTTGCTCTGGGTGTAACCGCTCCACTGGTCCGGGACGTCGTCCTCGTAGTAGATCGCCTCGACGGGGCACACCGGTTCGCAGGCGCCGCAGTCGACGCACTCGTCGGGGTGGATGTACAGCATGCGTGCGCCCTCGTAGATGCAGTCGACTGGGCACTCCTCGATGCAGGCCTTGTCCTTCACGTCGACACAGGGTTCGGCAATGACGTACGTCACCGGTTCTCCTAAGTGTTCCTCGGTCTAACTGTCCAGTGGGCTGCCGGATCGGGTCGGGCACGCGGAGGCGGCACCGCCAGTCCGCCTGGAAGTATCCCCAGCCGATACCGGGACGGTCGTCTCAGTGTGCCCTAACTTTGTCACGCGCTCACACGTTAGGAGTTGCGCGTGGTTACTGATACTAAACGTCGCACATACAAACCGGGTAGCCGCCACACCTGATGCGCGTAAGTGAATCGGTTCCGAGAACGGAAAACGCCATGGCGGCCGCGGGTGCGGCCGCCATGGCGTCAGGATTCGAGGATCAGGCTTGTCTGAGGGCTTCGATCTCGAGGGTGATCGTCACCTTGTCGCCGACGACGGCGCCGCCGGTCTCCAGCGGTGCGTCGAAGTCGATGCCGTAGTCCTTGCGGTTGAGGACGACGCTGGCCTCGAAGCCGGCGACCTCGCCGTGACCCATGCCGGGATTGGTTCCGGCGAACTCGAGGTCGAGGGTGATCGGGTTGGTCCGACCCTTGAGCGTGAACTCGCCGTCGAGGGCGTAGCGGTTGCCCTCGGTGCGCACACCGGTCGAGGTGAAGGTGGCCACCGGGTGGTTCTCGACGTCGAAGAAGTCGGCGGCGCGCAGGTGGGCGTCACGCTGCTCGTTGCGGGTGTTCAGTGAGCCGACGGCGATCTCGGCGGTCACCGACGCGGTGCCGTCCTCGGCCACCGTGATGGTCCCTTTGAAGTCGTCGAACGTGCCGCGCACCTTGCTGACCATGAGGTGCCGCACGGTGAAGCCGATGGTCGAGTGCACCGGATCGATGACCCAGGTGCCCGGGCTCAGTGCGGTCTCGGTCGCCCCTGTGGTGTCGATTGCTCCAGTCATACGCGTCTCCTTGGCTCGTGCGCCGGGCCGGATCCGGCGCTCCACACGGTGAAACGGACCATGGTCCGCTTCTATTCCGTGCCCACCCCGCCGAACGTGAGTCCACTGCGAGAATCCGAGCCGGAAATCGCAGCCAGCGCACGTTCGGCGCGAAGGCTCGAGCTACGCCGCCAGGGGTGCGTACGTCGTGGTGCGCTGACGCGCCGGGCGGCCGATCCCCTCGGCGATGGCGACGAGTTCCTCGACTGATTTGGCCGAACCGTTCTCCGAACCGGCCATCCGCGAGATGGTCTCCTCCATCAGCGTCCCGCCCAGGTCGTTGGCCCCGCCCTGCAGCATCACCTGCGTACGTTCGACGCCGAGTTTGACCCAGCTGGTCTGGATGTGAGAGATCCTGCCGTGCAACATGATCCGCGCCAGTGCGTGCACCGCCCGGTTGTCGCGGTGCGTCGGTCCTGGACGCGCGCCGCCGGCCAGGTACAGCGGGGACGACTGATGGACGAACGGCAGCGGGACGAACTCGGTGAACCCGCCGGTGCGGTCCTGGATCTCCCGCAGCACCCGCAGGTGACCGACCCAGTGCCGCGGCTGGTCGACGTGGCCGTACATCATCGTCGAACTCGACCGCAGTCCCACCTCGTGGGCGGTGGTCACGACGTCGATCCACATCGAGGTCGGCAGCTTGCCCTTGGTCAGCACCCAGCGCACCTCGTCGTCGAGGATCTCCGCGGCGGTGCCGGGGATGGACCCGAGGCCGGCCTCACGCAGCGCGATCAGCCACTCCCGCACCGACAGCCCGCTCTTCGTGACGCCGTTGGCGATCTCCATCGGCGAGAACGCGTGTACGTGCATCGACGGCACCCGCGCCTTGACCGCACGCACCAGGTCGGCGTACCCCGTCACCGGCAGTTCGGGATCGATACCGCCCTGCATGCAGACCTCGGTCGCGCCGGCGACGTGCGCCTCCCAGGCGCGGTCGGCGACCTCGTCGGTGGACAGCGAGTACGCGTCGGCGTCGCCCTTGCGCTGCGCGAACGCGCAGAACCGGCATCCGGTGTAGCAGATGTTGGTGAAGTTGATGTTGCGGTTGACGACGAACGTCACGTCGTCGCCGACGGCCTCGCGCCGAAGCGAATCCGCAAGGGCGGCAACGGCATCCAGCGCCGGTCCGTCGGCCGTCGCCAGCGCCAGGTAGGCGTCGTCGGACAGCCCGGCCGGATCGCGCTCCGCGGCGCGCAGCGCCGCCAGGACGTCGGTGTCGACACGCTCGGGCGCCCGGGCGGCCAACTCGTGGACCTTCTCGCGGATCGACTCCCAGTCGCCGAAGGCGCTGCCCAGATCGCTTCGGGTCTCGGTGCGCCTGCCCTCGCTGTCGATCGCCTCGTGCAGGTCGACCCGGCCCAGTGACTGCAACGCCTCGTCGGGCTCCTGCCACGGACGGCCCTGCGGGTTCACGTCGAGTGCGAGTCCCGTCTCGGGGTCGGCAAGGGCGTCGACGTGCCCGCGGACGCGCGGATCGATCCACGCCGCACCGGCCTGGACGTACTGCGGTTGCGCCGTGAGCCGTTGCGTCAGGTCGTAGCCCGCCTCGGCGGTCACGTCGGCCAGGTCGTCGAGCGCGGGCCACGGCCGTTCCGGATTGACATGGTCGGGCGTCAGCGGCGACACGCCGCCCCAGTCGTCGACACCGGCGGCGATCAGCGCGAGGCACTCTTGCCGCGACACCAGGTTCGGCGGCGCCTGGATGCGCACCTTCGGGCCGAGGACCAGCCGGGTGGTGGCGATCGTCGCAAGGAAGTCGTCGATCCCGGCGTCGGGTGCGGACGCCATCGCGGTGTGGTCCTTGGCCCGGAAGTTCTGCACGATGACTTCCTGGACGTGCCCGAACTCCTTGTGCGACTTGCGGATCGCGTGCATGGTCTCGGCGCGCTCGGTCAGCGTCTCGCCGATCCCGACCAGCAGGCCCGTGGTGAACGGAATGGACAGCCGGCCCGCGTCGTCGAGCGTGCGCAAGCGCACCGACGGATCCTTGTCCGGGCTGCCGTAGTGCGCCATGCCCTTGGTCTCGAACAGCCGTCGCGACGTGGTCTCGAGCATCATGCCCATCGACGGGGCGACCGGCTTGAGCCGCGACAGTTCCGACCAGCTCATCACGCCGGGGTTGAGGTGCGGCAGCAGCCCGGTCTCCTCGAGCACGCGGATCGCCATGGCGCGCACGTAGTCGAGCGTCGAGTCGTAGCCGCGCTCGTCGAGCCACTGCCGCGCTTCGTCCCACCGGGCTTCCGGTCGGTCACCGAGCGTGAAAAGCGCCTCTTTACAACCCAACTCGGCTCCGCGCCGCGCGACGTCGAGGATCTCGTCGGGTTCCATGTACATCCCGAGCCCCTGGGCGCGCAGCCGTCCCGGCACGGTGACGAACGTGCAGTAGTGGCAGGTGTCGCGGCACAGGTGGGTGACAGGGATGAAGACCTTGCGGGAGTACGTCACCGGCAGCCGCCCGTTGGGTCCGCGGCGGCCCGCCGACGTCAACCCGGCGTCGCGGACCCTGGCGGCGCTGGCGCACAGGTCGGCCAGATCGTCCCCGCGGGCCGTCATCGCGACCGCCGCCTCGTCGACATTGAGGGCGACGCCGTCACGCGCCCGGCGCAGTACACGCCGCAGCGCGGCAGAACCGGGCACTGCGGACTTGGGTGGGACCACCGGGCTGGGGAGATCAGCGCCGCGCTGGGGGTTCAGAGCCACTCCCGTGTAACCCCGGCGATGGCAACTTTCATCCTCGTGTCTCACATCCTGGAAGCACTGGATCCGGCATATCGGCCACAGTAGTCCGCGGCCGCCGCACGGGTGCGGCGCCCGTCCGACGTAGATTGCACAGCGCCGATACGAAGGAGTTCGCCATGACCGTTGCAGCCCGCTCGTGGATGGCGGCGGGTGTCGCCGCGATCAGCGCCACCGCGATCGTCGCCGCCCCCGCCCTGCGACCGCTGCCCGAGGAGGTGACGGCCGGTGAGGTCCGGCTCGCCGCGGCGCAGACCGTCACCCCGGAACTGCGTGCGCTCGTCTCGGCGGCGCAGCAGCTGGTCGCGCCGCAGAACGCCGCCACGAACGCCGTCGACTACGCGTACTCGGTGATCACCTACTGGACCGACTACGGGGTCGAACTCGCCGACTACGCGTTGCAGTTCGTCCCCTTCGGCGGGCTGATCTCCAGCCAGATCGACATCGTCTATCCACAGGTCATCGGGGTCACCGACAGCCTCGTCTACGACCTGATCGACCCGGTGCTGGAGAACCCGCTCGATCTCTCCGCCTACATCGACGGGCTGATCGACGTCGCGGTCAGCACCGTGACCGCGCTGGTCAACGTCGCCGTCGGGGAGGTCGACTACTTCTTCGGCTGGCTGATCCCGCCGCTGCCGGGCCCGCAGCCCTTCACCGCACCGGCCGATGTGCGGATCGAGGCCGACGCCCCGGACCAGGAGGCGGAGGAGGCCGACGAGGAGGACGAGGAGGTGGACGCCGCCGACGACGAGGAGGTCGAGGCCGGGTCCGAGGTCGACGCAGAGCCGGAACCCGAGCCGGAGCCGGAAGCCGAGCCGCAGCCGGAAGGCGACGTGGAAACGGTCGAGGACCTGGCCGACCTGGTCGGCGACGACTCAGGTGCGCAGCCCGCGACGCCAGAGCAGCCAGGCGGCCGGGGCGACGCCGAGGGCGGTGAAGACGAGGACGCTGTAGGCCATGACGTCACGCCCACCGAAGACGACGTCCCCGCCGGGACCACCGAGGGTCAGGACGACGAGGGTGGCCAGCCAGGTCCACAGGGGGAGAGCGGCGAGGCGGCCTGAGTCCGTCCACTGCAGCGCCGCCCACACCAGGACGGCGTTGAGCGCGCCGGCGAGTACGGCACTGATCGGGAACGGTACGACGCCGATGCGCAGCGGCAGGAAGAAGGCGCCGGCGACCGCGGAGAAGACACCGTCGAGCGCGAGCAGCGTGAGCACCACGCTGCGCGTGAGGGGGCCGGTCAGGTCGGGATGCTGTCGAGGACGCCTACCAGGGAACCGACCACCCACTGGAAACTGTCGAGGCGGTCCTGCCAGTGCTGCAGGTTGGGATCGAGGTCGGGATCCATGAATGCCCCTTCGCTGTCGCCGGATGACGTGGAGCCTACGCGGGGCCGATTCGCTACGCCAGGTCCAGGCCGGCGAGCAGATCGGTCTCCCAGCCGCGGTCGTCGCGCGGTCCGGCGTCGCCGACGGCCAGCACGTAATGCTCCTCGGCGGTGATCGGCATCGCGATGTTGTTGGACAGTGCGCAGGACTGACCGTTCGGAGCGACGGAGACCTGGGTGGCGTGCGCCCGCAGCGCGGCGACTTTGGCCTCGATGCTGTCTCCGGCATCCACGACGGCGTCGATCCGGTCGTCGGGGTAGCCGAACGGCACGTCGTCGGCGCTCACCCGGATCCACTCCCCCGGGATGTCCTCGGCCACGTCGAGACT is a window from the Mycolicibacterium litorale genome containing:
- a CDS encoding PucR family transcriptional regulator, producing the protein MRAARIRLGELLLALDRTMVTLQQAPRGLDLPVASVALVDADDVRLGIAPASGNADLFFLLGVPADAAVRWLAGQPRPPVAVFVKEPAPELVRHAMTHGSAVVAVDPHARWERLYRLVNQFFDHRGDHDDPPLPGGTDLFGLAQSIADRARGMVSIEDAQSHVLAYSASSEEADELRRLSILGRAGPPEHLAWIGQWGIFDALRSRDDPVRVAERPELGLRPRIAIGIHLPSANRRTPTFAGSIWLQQGSAPFADDAEEVLRGGAVLAARVIGRMAATPSTHTVRTRELLGLADDTDSDVGAIARELGVDPDGRAALIGFGAGAPADVIALSATAFRADAQVVSTDERVYVLLPKIGTPSSVTSWVRGVVGVLHRETGLTLRAVIAAPLPGLAGVAGARTEIDRVFDSAARHPDAIGQITSLADARTTVLLDEIVAHVAGRPGLIDPRVRTLREREPLLADTLQAYLDGFGDIAAVAARLHVHPNTIRYRVRRIETLLDTSLADPDDRLVLGLGLRATEPQPVNAPSTSSSNRSSASSPSSSIPRSGPRSSR
- a CDS encoding acyl-CoA dehydrogenase family protein, giving the protein MSDYDVEAVDRLPFSTGDKTDRYRTDRFGGAVGLNWYSTDPTLQFTLAYYLPPEQIPVAETHLTRMGELMGGAVARWAEETDRNPPRLERYDRWGHDVSRVVMPPSFTEAKRAVLDAQRALRDDVRAAGGRSAIPMFAANYLLDQADIGMGCALGTGGGMVQALVAAYAPADVRDHVLAKFASGEWEGETAQMLTERTGGSDLGALETTATRDGDAWRLNGFKWFASNCDGQAFVVLAKPEGAPDSGRGVASFLVLRTRRDGSRNGIRIRRLKNKLGTRSVASGEVEFVDAEAFLLSGEPSTDAGPSDGKGLGRMMELTNAARLGIALFALGNARRALVESLTYARHRQAFGSALIDKPLMRRKLAQMIVDVEAAQALVFDGTGLANHRQPQRIRQRIAVPVTKLKVCRLGITAASDAIEIHGGNGYIEDWPVARLLRDAQVNTIWEGPDNILCLDVARGIRRAEAHEPLLRRMRDAVSVSHDDPATQLVSRRVEDLDAAITAWTKLDGAVAEARLFPLAQFMADVYAGALLTEQAAWERAERGGERKALVARLYARRYLEDLGPLRGIDDEGDEALERFDELVDGAFTG
- the dapC gene encoding succinyldiaminopimelate transaminase, producing MRTDTAVHEATPEVARRAVSAKLPEFPWDTLAAAGALARSHPDGIVDLSVGTPVDPVAPVIRDALTAASASPGYPTTAGTPELRASAKAALERRYGITGLGPDAVLPVIGTKELIAWLPTLLGVGGDDVVVVPELAYPTYDVGARLAGAQVVRADSLTQLGPQRPALVFLNSPSNPTGRVLGVDHLRKVVGWARERGVLIASDECYLGLGWDAQPVSVLHPSVCDGDHTGLLAVHSLSKTSSLAGYRAGFVAGDPAVVAELLAVRKHAGMMVPTPVQAAMVAALDDDAHEHDQRERYARRRGVLLPALQAAGFTVDHSEAGLYLWSTRGEPCRATVDWLAGLGILVAPGEFYGPRGAQHVRIALTATDERIDAAAERLSAIHR
- the fdxA gene encoding ferredoxin, whose product is MTYVIAEPCVDVKDKACIEECPVDCIYEGARMLYIHPDECVDCGACEPVCPVEAIYYEDDVPDQWSGYTQSNADFFSELGSPGGASKVGQTDNDPQAVKDLPPQGED
- a CDS encoding YceI family protein; protein product: MTGAIDTTGATETALSPGTWVIDPVHSTIGFTVRHLMVSKVRGTFDDFKGTITVAEDGTASVTAEIAVGSLNTRNEQRDAHLRAADFFDVENHPVATFTSTGVRTEGNRYALDGEFTLKGRTNPITLDLEFAGTNPGMGHGEVAGFEASVVLNRKDYGIDFDAPLETGGAVVGDKVTITLEIEALRQA
- a CDS encoding bifunctional FO biosynthesis protein CofGH translates to MALNPQRGADLPSPVVPPKSAVPGSAALRRVLRRARDGVALNVDEAAVAMTARGDDLADLCASAARVRDAGLTSAGRRGPNGRLPVTYSRKVFIPVTHLCRDTCHYCTFVTVPGRLRAQGLGMYMEPDEILDVARRGAELGCKEALFTLGDRPEARWDEARQWLDERGYDSTLDYVRAMAIRVLEETGLLPHLNPGVMSWSELSRLKPVAPSMGMMLETTSRRLFETKGMAHYGSPDKDPSVRLRTLDDAGRLSIPFTTGLLVGIGETLTERAETMHAIRKSHKEFGHVQEVIVQNFRAKDHTAMASAPDAGIDDFLATIATTRLVLGPKVRIQAPPNLVSRQECLALIAAGVDDWGGVSPLTPDHVNPERPWPALDDLADVTAEAGYDLTQRLTAQPQYVQAGAAWIDPRVRGHVDALADPETGLALDVNPQGRPWQEPDEALQSLGRVDLHEAIDSEGRRTETRSDLGSAFGDWESIREKVHELAARAPERVDTDVLAALRAAERDPAGLSDDAYLALATADGPALDAVAALADSLRREAVGDDVTFVVNRNINFTNICYTGCRFCAFAQRKGDADAYSLSTDEVADRAWEAHVAGATEVCMQGGIDPELPVTGYADLVRAVKARVPSMHVHAFSPMEIANGVTKSGLSVREWLIALREAGLGSIPGTAAEILDDEVRWVLTKGKLPTSMWIDVVTTAHEVGLRSSSTMMYGHVDQPRHWVGHLRVLREIQDRTGGFTEFVPLPFVHQSSPLYLAGGARPGPTHRDNRAVHALARIMLHGRISHIQTSWVKLGVERTQVMLQGGANDLGGTLMEETISRMAGSENGSAKSVEELVAIAEGIGRPARQRTTTYAPLAA